In Desulfotignum phosphitoxidans DSM 13687, a single window of DNA contains:
- the hmcC gene encoding sulfate respiration complex protein HmcC codes for MTDNGTHADRKWWTPFNVIVGIILATGAVLTVMRFTQGIGAVTNLDNNNAWGLWIGFDLLCGVALAAGGYVTSAACYIFGLKRYHSAVRPAILTAFLGYALVVLALHYDVGRPWRLPYPIFVSQGTSSLLFEVGLCVFLYLTVLFIEFTPAAFEWLGLKKIRALVVKLTLILTIFGVVLSTLHQSSLGALFMIAPSKLHPLWYSGYLPVYFFISSMFAGMSMVIFESTLAHRYLSRHMDDTHHREAPGVALGFAKAAAFVMAGYLGIKLIGIAIDDHWRLLATGWGMWYLVEVIGFVAFPALLFAMGVREKNLKFVRWAAAWTVLGIVLNRLNISVIAFNYHLPSHERYVPSLMEIGTSVFIVTLGIVIYRFITTRMPILHEHPDYSAHSPEQKRI; via the coding sequence ATGACAGACAACGGCACTCACGCCGACCGTAAGTGGTGGACCCCTTTTAATGTCATTGTCGGCATCATACTGGCAACCGGTGCAGTATTGACCGTGATGCGGTTCACCCAGGGTATCGGGGCCGTGACCAACCTGGATAACAACAATGCCTGGGGGCTGTGGATCGGATTTGATCTGCTGTGCGGTGTGGCCCTGGCCGCCGGGGGATATGTCACGTCGGCCGCCTGTTACATCTTTGGATTAAAGCGGTATCATTCCGCTGTCCGGCCGGCCATTCTCACGGCATTTTTAGGATACGCCCTGGTGGTGCTGGCCCTGCACTATGATGTGGGACGTCCATGGCGGCTGCCATACCCCATTTTCGTCTCCCAGGGGACCTCTTCGCTGCTGTTTGAAGTGGGGCTGTGCGTATTTCTTTACCTGACGGTCCTGTTCATTGAATTCACGCCCGCGGCCTTTGAATGGCTGGGGCTGAAAAAAATCCGGGCACTGGTGGTGAAGCTGACCCTGATACTCACCATTTTCGGTGTGGTGCTGTCCACCCTGCACCAGTCGTCACTGGGTGCCTTGTTCATGATCGCCCCATCCAAGCTCCATCCCTTGTGGTATTCCGGTTATCTGCCGGTTTATTTCTTTATTTCCAGCATGTTTGCCGGCATGTCCATGGTGATTTTTGAAAGCACCCTGGCACACCGGTATCTGAGCCGTCATATGGATGACACCCATCACCGGGAAGCCCCGGGCGTGGCCTTAGGCTTTGCCAAAGCGGCCGCGTTTGTGATGGCGGGGTATCTGGGCATTAAATTGATCGGCATCGCCATTGATGATCACTGGCGCCTTCTGGCCACCGGATGGGGCATGTGGTATCTGGTGGAAGTCATCGGGTTTGTGGCTTTTCCCGCCTTGTTGTTTGCCATGGGTGTGAGGGAGAAAAACCTGAAGTTCGTGCGGTGGGCCGCGGCCTGGACCGTGCTGGGAATTGTCCTGAACCGGCTGAATATTTCTGTGATCGCCTTCAACTATCACCTGCCGTCCCATGAACGCTATGTCCCCAGCCTGATGGAAATCGGCACATCCGTCTTTATCGTGACCCTGGGCATTGTGATTTACCGGTTTATCACCACCCGGATGCCGATACTTCATGAGCATCCGGATTATTCAGCCCATTCCCCGGAACAGAAACGTATTTAA
- the hmcA gene encoding sulfate respiration complex hexadecaheme cytochrome HmcA encodes MAKRIACLWIVAAGIIFFLFPFPGQTAFEKAAGPAVPPDRIMINLPQESDGNEMPAVAFMHARHNESVEGDCTRCHVQKDQTVVFKFQRTDQPASMDLYHDNCIVCHEQQKDAGQPAGPTTAQCRSCHGAIVPDPAPGTQWEKIDFDRSLHYIHEVSDHIVSPDNPSDPDNCNACHHRYDEAKQRIVTERGTESACIYCHKEVQTDDGVRSIRDASHDACVACHLTQKNQDVKAGPVECSGCHRADVRAEMPVVPDAPRMKRNQPDAVFMTGGTTGKDKAVYRMSPVVFDHKQHETAAASCRVCHHESLESCSQCHTPAGDEKGGFVRLEQAMHAQTDSASCVGCHTQETRKTDCAGCHDVMPRARMTENSCQVCHNDPDRTVVHDPEMKKMRADTFVAAASDQYQPVMPKDIPETVTIGVLSDAYQPSRFPHKKVMDGIARRVEDSDLANTFHKNQQTLCMGCHHNSPSSLTPPDCAACHAVPGDGRPTSALGIPDLKTAYHGQCMGCHEKMEIAAVPSTDCQICHEKK; translated from the coding sequence ATGGCAAAACGGATCGCATGTTTATGGATCGTGGCAGCGGGGATCATTTTTTTCCTGTTTCCTTTTCCGGGGCAGACCGCCTTTGAAAAGGCAGCCGGCCCGGCAGTTCCCCCGGACCGGATCATGATCAACCTGCCCCAGGAATCAGATGGGAATGAAATGCCGGCGGTGGCGTTTATGCATGCCCGCCACAATGAATCGGTGGAAGGCGATTGCACCCGATGTCACGTTCAAAAAGACCAGACCGTGGTTTTCAAATTTCAACGCACAGACCAGCCGGCATCCATGGATCTTTACCATGACAACTGTATTGTGTGCCATGAACAGCAAAAAGATGCCGGTCAACCCGCCGGCCCGACCACGGCCCAATGCCGGTCGTGTCATGGGGCCATCGTACCGGACCCCGCCCCCGGCACCCAGTGGGAAAAAATTGATTTTGACCGGTCTTTGCATTACATCCATGAAGTATCCGATCATATCGTTTCTCCGGACAACCCATCTGACCCTGACAACTGCAATGCCTGCCATCACCGGTACGATGAGGCAAAACAGCGGATCGTGACGGAAAGAGGGACCGAAAGCGCCTGCATTTACTGTCACAAAGAAGTTCAGACCGACGACGGGGTCCGATCGATACGGGACGCATCCCATGATGCGTGTGTGGCCTGCCATCTGACCCAAAAAAATCAGGACGTGAAAGCCGGGCCCGTTGAGTGTTCCGGATGCCACAGGGCGGATGTCCGGGCAGAAATGCCCGTGGTACCGGATGCGCCCCGCATGAAACGCAATCAGCCGGATGCGGTGTTCATGACCGGGGGAACCACCGGAAAAGACAAAGCCGTTTACCGGATGTCACCGGTTGTTTTTGATCACAAACAGCATGAAACTGCGGCCGCCTCCTGCCGGGTCTGCCATCATGAATCCCTGGAATCGTGCAGTCAGTGCCACACGCCGGCCGGAGATGAAAAAGGCGGGTTTGTCCGGCTGGAACAGGCCATGCACGCCCAGACCGACTCCGCCAGCTGTGTGGGATGCCACACCCAGGAAACCCGTAAAACCGACTGTGCCGGTTGTCATGATGTCATGCCCCGGGCCCGGATGACGGAGAATTCCTGCCAGGTCTGCCACAATGACCCGGACCGGACGGTGGTGCATGATCCTGAAATGAAAAAAATGCGAGCTGATACGTTTGTTGCTGCGGCATCCGATCAATATCAGCCCGTGATGCCAAAAGATATCCCGGAGACTGTCACCATCGGTGTATTATCCGACGCGTATCAGCCCAGCCGTTTTCCGCACAAAAAAGTCATGGACGGCATTGCCCGGCGGGTGGAGGACAGTGATCTGGCCAACACATTCCACAAAAATCAGCAGACCCTGTGCATGGGCTGCCATCACAACAGCCCGTCATCTTTGACCCCGCCCGACTGTGCGGCCTGCCATGCCGTTCCCGGTGATGGCAGGCCGACATCGGCCCTGGGCATTCCGGATTTGAAAACCGCATACCATGGCCAGTGCATGGGCTGTCATGAAAAAATGGAAATTGCGGCCGTACCGTCCACGGACTGCCAGATTTGTCATGAGAAAAAATAA
- a CDS encoding amylo-alpha-1,6-glucosidase: MISVAQMPLPGTSRVLFRGDCLRFTLTLNKKASGNAWVRTNLGTAAIARQEIIDRVEKNEIKLDEGWYDIQMTRQDEVTFTLLLPLHQTGYFQAKCFFMPENQTVPIWPEGDNCILNVEPAGTCCANIIYNAFVRQFGPSKNAPGPGLERSLVPLMETLDASGFTVIPESGKFRDLRDQIGFIFSALGCRALHLLPIHPTPTTYARMGRFGSPYAALNFTDVDPALARFDPAATPLEQFMELVDAVHYHNGYLILDIAINHTGWAAAIHETHPEWLVRGEDGQIKAPGAWGVVWADLTKLDYSHTDLWQYMAEIFLLWCHRGVDGFRCDAGYMVPIDAWEYMVAKVRQEYPDTLFLLEGLGGPLKTTQAILGRGNFNWAYSELFQHYTREEIAEYLPFAVDISDTCGHMIHYAETHDNNRLASVSSTYAKMRTALCALFSVCGGFGFANGMEWFAKEKINVHESPGLNWGAKDNQVDFIFRLNWILKNHPTFFHTTRLTLIQKNETQALALLRSHPETGKTLLVLVNLDCEEPSPVFWHRSDVGSDQNEWMDLLTETRVSLLQDGPVAGITLAPGEAMALTPDPGDVQALAADLLRDEQAPAPVPNQVLDQKFRAGVLAVKTALDGYTDVSGLDLNHAARHLSEDPMEFIRSFFPDTLESRVIPFDVTQDLKRQVMVPPGFFLLVKSPVGFRAEILDARDTDRRSLGYEEGLPLKTGGFFALFMPKTFRKLHKPCRLNLRLFHPDKIQKASAFLLYLASFDTLNLQTTFTRRKIAGDPGLTLLAATRTGGMMRAAGDWGQLHSRYDTLLGANLNPDMPENRWMTLARCRIWAIFQGYSRELAKDCLQNFTFSYDNAGRWRFHVPTSEGKYYVLELTLMLSPHTNQVRLSITRPGTKNNRSRILPDDAPVTLIIRPDMEDRGFHDTIKAFTGPETDWPARVRSRDTGVDFSLSNGHTLSMDIQPPGRFVPEPEWQYMVHRPLEATRGLDPASDLFSPGYFSFECIGGHTAELMTRVDHGQRFEPDAWPIPAFESGLTMEQALVRALDAFLVDRGQDKSVIAGYPWFLDWGRDSLIFCRSLVELGRLSEARAILHLFGRFERNGTLPNMICGQDAANIETSDAPLWFFACCRDILEKTKDSGFLDQDLGKRTLRQVLLDMAHSLETGTPTGVKMDPKTRLLYSPSHFTWMDTNFPAGSPRQGYPVEIQALWHNALMFLEKIDPGGEWKQKADQVKQSVETWFWNETAGYFSDCLHGNGPAAKAVPDDALRPNQLLLITLGVIPSGEKARKTVETCLELLVPGGIRSLADRKVAVPLPVVHNKKLVNDPDHPYAGVYQGDEDTNRKPAYHNGTAWTWPFPVFCEAWAKVFGQNSHAAGLAWLGSMKHLMRTGAAGYIPEILDGDFPHTPRGCDAQAWGVSEAARVVHKLSARRP, encoded by the coding sequence ATGATCAGTGTCGCTCAAATGCCGCTGCCCGGGACATCCCGGGTGCTGTTCAGAGGGGATTGTCTCAGGTTCACCCTGACGTTGAATAAAAAAGCGTCCGGGAATGCCTGGGTGCGGACCAACCTGGGAACCGCTGCCATTGCCCGGCAGGAAATCATCGACCGGGTGGAAAAAAATGAGATCAAGCTGGATGAAGGCTGGTATGATATCCAGATGACCCGGCAGGATGAGGTTACGTTCACCCTGTTGCTGCCGCTGCATCAGACCGGATATTTTCAGGCCAAATGCTTTTTTATGCCTGAAAACCAGACCGTTCCCATCTGGCCGGAAGGAGACAACTGCATTTTAAATGTGGAACCGGCCGGTACCTGCTGTGCCAATATCATTTACAATGCCTTTGTCCGGCAGTTCGGCCCGTCGAAGAACGCGCCGGGTCCCGGTCTGGAGCGGTCTCTGGTACCGTTGATGGAAACCCTGGATGCCAGCGGTTTCACCGTGATCCCGGAATCCGGGAAATTCCGGGATCTCCGGGATCAGATCGGGTTTATCTTTTCCGCACTGGGGTGCCGGGCCCTGCATCTTCTGCCCATTCATCCCACCCCCACCACCTATGCCCGCATGGGCCGGTTCGGAAGCCCTTATGCAGCCCTGAACTTCACGGATGTGGACCCGGCCCTGGCCCGGTTCGACCCGGCAGCCACCCCGCTGGAACAGTTCATGGAACTGGTGGATGCCGTGCATTATCACAACGGGTACCTGATTTTAGACATTGCCATCAACCATACGGGGTGGGCCGCAGCCATCCATGAAACCCACCCGGAATGGCTGGTACGGGGGGAGGACGGCCAGATCAAGGCCCCGGGCGCGTGGGGTGTGGTATGGGCGGATCTGACCAAACTGGATTATTCCCACACCGATCTATGGCAGTACATGGCGGAAATTTTTCTGCTCTGGTGCCACCGGGGTGTGGACGGGTTCCGGTGTGATGCCGGCTACATGGTACCCATCGACGCCTGGGAATATATGGTGGCCAAGGTCAGACAGGAATATCCGGACACCCTGTTTCTTCTGGAAGGACTGGGCGGGCCCTTGAAAACCACCCAGGCGATTCTGGGTCGCGGTAATTTCAACTGGGCCTATTCCGAGCTGTTTCAGCACTACACCCGGGAAGAGATCGCTGAATACCTGCCCTTTGCCGTTGACATATCCGACACCTGCGGTCATATGATTCATTATGCAGAGACCCATGACAACAACCGGCTGGCCTCTGTATCCTCCACCTATGCGAAAATGCGGACGGCTTTGTGCGCTTTGTTTTCCGTATGCGGCGGTTTCGGGTTTGCCAACGGGATGGAATGGTTTGCAAAAGAAAAGATCAATGTCCACGAATCTCCGGGCCTGAACTGGGGGGCCAAAGACAATCAGGTGGATTTTATTTTCCGGCTCAACTGGATTTTGAAAAACCACCCGACCTTTTTTCATACCACCCGGCTGACATTGATACAGAAAAATGAGACCCAGGCCCTGGCCTTGTTACGAAGCCATCCGGAAACCGGCAAAACGCTACTGGTACTGGTGAATCTGGATTGCGAAGAGCCGTCTCCGGTTTTCTGGCATCGATCGGATGTGGGTTCTGATCAGAATGAATGGATGGACCTGTTGACTGAAACCCGGGTTTCCCTGCTGCAGGATGGTCCCGTGGCCGGTATCACACTGGCTCCCGGTGAAGCCATGGCCCTGACCCCGGATCCGGGCGATGTTCAGGCCCTGGCCGCAGACCTGCTTCGGGATGAACAGGCACCGGCCCCTGTTCCGAATCAGGTGCTGGACCAGAAATTCAGGGCCGGGGTTCTGGCGGTGAAAACCGCGCTGGACGGATACACGGATGTGAGCGGCCTGGACCTGAATCATGCAGCCCGGCATCTGTCTGAAGACCCCATGGAATTCATCCGTTCGTTTTTTCCCGATACCCTGGAAAGCCGGGTGATTCCCTTTGACGTCACCCAAGACTTGAAACGTCAGGTCATGGTGCCGCCGGGATTTTTTCTGCTGGTGAAAAGCCCGGTGGGGTTCCGGGCGGAAATTCTGGATGCCCGGGATACGGACCGGCGTTCCCTGGGATATGAAGAAGGACTGCCCTTGAAAACCGGCGGCTTTTTTGCCCTGTTCATGCCCAAAACCTTCAGAAAGCTCCATAAGCCCTGCCGTCTGAATCTGCGGTTGTTCCATCCGGACAAAATTCAGAAGGCAAGTGCGTTTCTTTTGTACCTCGCGTCCTTTGATACCCTGAATCTGCAGACCACCTTCACCCGGCGGAAAATTGCGGGGGATCCCGGCCTCACTCTTTTGGCAGCCACCCGCACCGGCGGCATGATGCGGGCCGCCGGAGACTGGGGACAATTGCACAGCCGGTATGACACCCTTCTGGGGGCGAACCTGAATCCCGATATGCCTGAAAACCGATGGATGACCCTGGCCCGGTGCCGCATCTGGGCGATTTTTCAGGGCTATTCCAGGGAACTGGCCAAAGACTGTCTTCAAAACTTTACGTTTTCCTATGACAATGCCGGCCGCTGGCGGTTCCATGTCCCGACCTCCGAAGGAAAATATTATGTACTGGAACTGACCCTGATGTTGTCGCCACACACCAATCAGGTCCGGCTGTCCATTACGCGGCCCGGGACGAAAAACAACCGGTCACGGATCCTGCCTGATGACGCGCCCGTGACCCTGATTATCCGGCCGGATATGGAAGACCGCGGTTTTCATGACACCATCAAGGCATTCACCGGGCCGGAGACCGACTGGCCGGCCCGGGTCCGTTCCCGGGATACGGGGGTTGATTTTTCCCTGTCAAACGGTCACACCCTGTCCATGGATATTCAGCCCCCCGGTCGGTTTGTTCCTGAACCGGAATGGCAGTACATGGTCCATCGGCCCCTGGAAGCCACCCGGGGCCTGGATCCGGCATCCGACCTGTTCAGCCCGGGGTATTTTTCCTTTGAATGTATTGGCGGCCACACGGCTGAGCTGATGACCCGGGTGGACCATGGCCAGCGATTTGAACCGGATGCTTGGCCGATCCCGGCCTTTGAATCGGGCTTGACCATGGAACAGGCCCTGGTCCGGGCATTGGACGCGTTTCTGGTGGACCGGGGGCAAGACAAAAGCGTCATCGCCGGATATCCCTGGTTTCTGGACTGGGGCAGGGACAGCCTGATTTTCTGCCGAAGTCTGGTGGAACTGGGCCGGCTTTCCGAAGCCCGGGCCATTTTACACCTGTTCGGCCGGTTTGAGCGCAACGGGACCCTTCCCAACATGATCTGCGGGCAGGATGCCGCAAACATTGAAACATCGGATGCGCCGTTGTGGTTTTTTGCCTGCTGTCGGGATATATTGGAGAAAACCAAAGATTCCGGTTTTCTGGACCAGGATCTGGGAAAACGGACCCTCAGGCAGGTGCTTCTGGATATGGCCCATTCCCTTGAAACCGGCACCCCGACAGGGGTAAAAATGGATCCAAAAACCCGGCTGCTGTACAGCCCGTCCCATTTCACCTGGATGGACACCAATTTTCCGGCCGGTTCTCCCCGTCAGGGATACCCCGTGGAGATTCAGGCCCTGTGGCACAATGCCCTGATGTTTCTGGAGAAAATCGATCCGGGCGGGGAATGGAAACAAAAAGCGGATCAGGTCAAACAATCGGTTGAAACATGGTTCTGGAACGAGACGGCCGGATACTTCAGTGATTGCCTGCATGGGAACGGGCCGGCGGCCAAGGCCGTGCCGGATGATGCCCTGCGGCCCAATCAGCTGCTGCTGATCACCTTAGGCGTGATCCCGTCTGGCGAGAAAGCCCGCAAAACTGTGGAAACCTGCCTGGAGTTGCTGGTGCCCGGCGGGATTCGAAGTCTGGCCGATCGAAAAGTGGCCGTCCCGTTGCCCGTTGTTCATAACAAAAAATTGGTGAATGATCCGGATCATCCGTATGCCGGTGTGTATCAGGGAGATGAAGACACAAACAGAAAACCCGCCTATCACAACGGCACCGCCTGGACCTGGCCGTTCCCTGTATTCTGTGAGGCCTGGGCAAAGGTGTTCGGACAAAACAGCCATGCCGCCGGCCTGGCCTGGCTGGGCAGCATGAAACATTTGATGAGAACCGGCGCCGCCGGATATATCCCCGAGATACTGGACGGGGATTTTCCCCACACCCCCCGGGGGTGTGATGCCCAGGCCTGGGGCGTGAGCGAGGCGGCCCGGGTGGTACATAAATTATCCGCAAGGAGACCCTGA
- the glgP gene encoding alpha-glucan family phosphorylase, protein MRDMQIYKVYPAIPESLVFLGDLARNLWWCWNDDAIDLFRRIHPGLWEKVGKNPVVFLARISTHRYEALSRDESFLGHLGRVKTRFETMSSEISRVPDLTLDSGETVAYFSMEFGLHESLPFFAGGLGILAGDHLKASSALGLPLTGIGLLFREGYFRQYLDHNGWQQETYPVIDVFDLPTRKVTRTSGEDLVIDIPGPHGIIHACVWEIRVGKIRLLLLDTNLPENPEHIRNITSRLYASHGDIRVAQEALLGIGGTRALKAMGLFPSVCHMNEGHCTFAGLERICQIMERYDLNFQSASQVCRRSTVFTTHTPVAAGHDEFDKHQVRPYIAPYAEKFDISVEELLSWGEVPGDDKNGRFSMFCFGVQFSGYINGVSQLHGKVARRMWQGLWPRRQKEEIPIFHVTNGVHINSYISRHKNGLLERYLAADWIERQSEPALVSRIDNIDDADLWHVHEMDRSNLIRKCRQLLMSQYERRNAARTLLDDVTTALDHRVLTICFARRFATYKRAGLLLKDPQRLTRLITNTDHPVQLVFAGKAHPNDNEGKDLIRRIVEFARQPAVRHRIVFLENYDINIARYMVQGCDVWLNTPRRPYEACGTSGMKAAANGGLNLSILDGWWCEGYDDTRGWRIGNGTDYDDPGYQDEVESQSLFNVLENDVIPVFYDRIRGNPPQKWVRMMKAAMKMAITDFSSDRMVREYTSRFYIPSVGNLRDLTQDSGRKAKEMALTQSRLNALWSHIRVSKPRIKPAEDFAVGDTFSVVLEVFLGELSPDEVEVQIYHGRLLGTGELEKSRAETMKLQSTIAPGTHLYGCRVVCSDSGRFGYTARVIPRGDDVLRNIPGLITWAMPDE, encoded by the coding sequence ATGAGAGACATGCAGATTTACAAAGTATATCCGGCCATTCCCGAATCGTTGGTATTTCTGGGTGACCTGGCCAGAAACCTATGGTGGTGCTGGAACGATGATGCCATTGATCTGTTCCGCCGGATCCATCCGGGGCTCTGGGAAAAAGTGGGAAAAAATCCCGTGGTTTTTCTGGCCCGGATTTCCACACACCGGTATGAAGCCCTTTCCAGAGATGAAAGTTTCCTGGGCCATTTGGGCCGGGTGAAAACCAGGTTTGAAACCATGTCATCTGAAATATCCCGGGTGCCGGATCTGACCCTTGATTCCGGCGAAACCGTGGCTTATTTTTCCATGGAGTTCGGCCTGCATGAATCATTGCCTTTTTTTGCCGGTGGGCTAGGGATTCTGGCGGGGGATCATCTCAAAGCATCTTCCGCACTGGGGCTTCCTTTGACCGGCATCGGACTGTTGTTCCGGGAAGGCTATTTCCGCCAGTATCTGGATCATAACGGCTGGCAGCAGGAAACCTATCCCGTCATTGATGTGTTTGATCTGCCGACCCGGAAAGTCACCCGGACATCCGGGGAAGATCTGGTGATCGATATCCCGGGACCGCACGGCATCATTCATGCCTGTGTCTGGGAGATTCGCGTGGGAAAAATCCGACTGTTGCTTTTGGACACCAACCTGCCTGAAAACCCGGAACATATCCGGAATATCACCTCCCGGTTGTATGCCAGCCATGGGGATATCCGGGTGGCCCAGGAAGCACTGCTGGGTATCGGCGGCACCCGGGCCCTCAAAGCCATGGGACTGTTTCCTTCGGTCTGCCATATGAACGAAGGGCATTGTACCTTTGCCGGGCTGGAACGGATCTGTCAGATCATGGAACGGTATGACTTGAATTTTCAGAGTGCGTCCCAGGTCTGCCGCCGCAGTACCGTGTTCACCACCCATACCCCGGTGGCTGCCGGACATGACGAGTTCGACAAACATCAGGTCCGCCCGTATATTGCGCCTTATGCGGAAAAATTTGATATTTCCGTGGAAGAACTTCTGTCCTGGGGAGAGGTTCCCGGGGATGACAAAAACGGAAGATTTTCCATGTTCTGTTTCGGGGTTCAATTTTCCGGATACATCAACGGGGTCAGTCAGCTTCACGGAAAGGTGGCCCGGCGGATGTGGCAGGGATTGTGGCCACGGCGTCAGAAAGAGGAAATCCCCATTTTTCATGTTACCAACGGGGTGCACATCAATTCCTATATTTCCCGCCACAAAAACGGACTTTTGGAGCGGTATCTGGCTGCGGACTGGATAGAACGGCAGTCGGAGCCGGCACTGGTATCGCGCATTGACAACATCGATGATGCCGACCTGTGGCATGTCCATGAAATGGACCGGTCCAACCTGATCCGAAAGTGCCGGCAACTGCTGATGAGTCAGTATGAACGGCGCAATGCCGCCCGAACCCTGCTGGATGACGTCACCACCGCTCTGGATCACCGGGTGCTGACCATCTGTTTTGCCAGGCGGTTCGCTACATATAAACGGGCCGGTCTGCTGCTCAAGGACCCCCAGCGGCTGACCCGGTTGATCACCAATACGGACCACCCGGTCCAGCTGGTGTTTGCTGGAAAAGCCCATCCCAATGACAACGAAGGTAAAGATTTGATCCGGCGGATTGTTGAATTTGCCCGGCAGCCGGCGGTCCGGCACCGGATCGTTTTTCTGGAAAACTATGATATCAATATCGCCCGGTATATGGTCCAGGGATGTGATGTGTGGCTCAATACCCCGAGACGTCCTTATGAGGCCTGCGGCACATCCGGGATGAAGGCGGCTGCCAACGGCGGGCTTAATTTATCCATTCTGGACGGCTGGTGGTGTGAGGGGTATGATGATACCCGGGGCTGGCGGATCGGTAACGGCACGGATTATGACGATCCCGGGTATCAGGATGAAGTGGAAAGTCAGTCCTTGTTCAATGTGCTGGAAAATGATGTGATTCCCGTGTTTTATGATCGAATCCGGGGCAATCCGCCCCAAAAATGGGTCCGGATGATGAAAGCGGCCATGAAAATGGCTATTACGGATTTTTCCAGTGACCGGATGGTGAGAGAGTACACGTCCCGGTTTTATATTCCTTCCGTCGGAAATTTACGGGACCTGACTCAGGATTCAGGCAGAAAAGCCAAGGAGATGGCCCTGACACAATCCCGGCTCAATGCCCTGTGGTCTCATATCCGGGTATCAAAGCCCCGAATAAAACCGGCAGAGGATTTTGCCGTAGGCGATACGTTCAGTGTGGTGCTTGAGGTGTTTTTAGGGGAATTGAGCCCGGATGAAGTGGAGGTTCAGATTTACCACGGCAGGCTTCTGGGAACCGGGGAGCTGGAGAAGAGCCGGGCGGAAACCATGAAACTGCAGAGCACCATTGCCCCGGGGACGCATCTATACGGGTGCCGGGTGGTGTGCTCAGATTCCGGCCGCTTCGGATATACGGCCCGGGTGATTCCCAGAGGCGATGACGTGCTTCGCAATATTCCGGGCCTGATTACCTGGGCCATGCCGGATGAGTGA
- the hmcB gene encoding sulfate respiration complex iron-sulfur protein HmcB has protein sequence MGISRRKFIGCLGALALGPAMGIPGTARGAANKEFAGWPGSQSVLHDITKCIGCRKCESACHRVNQLPDPETSFEDLKVLDQKRRTDADVFTVVNRVDNTSPVFVKTQCNHCLEPACASACFVKALKKTPEGAVVYHEKLCVGCRYCMVACPFNIPAYEYHKALAPRVTKCTMCHPRILEGKRPGCVADCPTGALISGTRDELLAHAWDRIRTYPERYVSHVYGEHEMGGTSWLYLSGLPFGQVGMREDLGTKSAPELTAGPLSAVPIVVGLWPVLLTGVYAISKRKEKIAEQEKQAAVAEAVDQSKKEAQARMETLRKKWDQEKQSAINFEVKKALEEAAAKDPEPGQSKEDE, from the coding sequence ATGGGTATCTCGCGAAGAAAATTTATCGGCTGCCTGGGCGCGCTGGCATTGGGACCGGCCATGGGTATTCCGGGCACGGCCCGGGGTGCTGCCAACAAGGAGTTTGCCGGATGGCCCGGCAGCCAGAGCGTGCTGCATGATATCACAAAATGCATCGGGTGCCGTAAATGCGAAAGCGCCTGTCACCGGGTCAACCAGCTTCCTGACCCGGAAACATCCTTTGAGGATTTAAAGGTGCTGGATCAGAAACGCCGGACCGATGCGGATGTCTTCACCGTGGTCAACCGCGTTGACAACACTTCGCCCGTGTTTGTCAAAACCCAGTGCAATCACTGCCTGGAGCCTGCCTGCGCATCCGCATGCTTTGTCAAGGCACTGAAAAAAACCCCGGAAGGGGCCGTGGTCTATCATGAAAAATTATGTGTGGGATGCCGGTACTGCATGGTGGCCTGTCCTTTCAATATTCCGGCCTATGAATATCATAAAGCCCTGGCTCCCCGGGTGACCAAATGTACCATGTGCCATCCGCGGATTCTTGAAGGCAAGCGCCCCGGCTGTGTTGCGGACTGCCCGACCGGCGCATTGATATCCGGCACACGCGATGAATTACTCGCCCATGCCTGGGATCGGATCCGGACGTATCCGGAGCGGTATGTATCCCATGTCTATGGCGAGCATGAGATGGGCGGTACCAGCTGGCTGTACCTTTCCGGTCTTCCCTTCGGCCAGGTGGGAATGAGAGAGGATTTAGGCACGAAGTCCGCACCGGAACTGACGGCCGGCCCGTTGTCCGCCGTACCCATTGTCGTGGGACTGTGGCCCGTACTGCTGACAGGGGTTTATGCCATCTCGAAACGCAAGGAAAAAATCGCTGAACAGGAAAAACAGGCAGCAGTGGCCGAAGCCGTGGATCAGAGTAAAAAAGAAGCCCAGGCCCGGATGGAAACACTCAGGAAAAAATGGGATCAGGAAAAACAGTCCGCCATCAATTTCGAGGTGAAAAAAGCACTTGAAGAGGCTGCTGCCAAAGACCCGGAACCGGGCCAGAGCAAGGAGGATGAATAA